Proteins encoded by one window of Mustela erminea isolate mMusErm1 chromosome 5, mMusErm1.Pri, whole genome shotgun sequence:
- the SLC12A6 gene encoding solute carrier family 12 member 6 isoform X3: MPHFTVTKVEDPEEGAAASVPKERESSLAEIKALIQHSDELDPSQNSITGEHSQLLDDGHKKARNAYLNNSNYEEGDEYFDKNLALFEEEMDTRPKVSSLLNRMANYTNLTQGAKEHEEAENITEGKKKPTKTPQMGTFMGVYLPCLQNIFGVILFLRLTWVVGTAGVLQAFAIVLICCCCTMLTAISMSAIATNGVVPAGGSYFMISRALGPEFGGAVGLCFYLGTTFAAAMYILGAIEIFLVYIVPRAAIFRSDDALKESAAMLNNMRVYGTAFLVLMVLVVFIGVRYVNKFASLFLACVIVSILAIYAGAIKSSFAPPHFPVCMLGNRTLSSRHIDICSKTKEINNMTVPSKLWGFFCNSSQFFNATCDEYFIHNNVTSIQGIPGLASGVITENLWSNYLPKGEIIEKPSAKSSDVLGILNHEYVLVDITTSFTLLVGIFFPSVTGIMAGSNRSGDLKDAQKSIPIGTILAILTTSFVYLSNVVLFGACIEGVVLRDKFGDAVKGNLVVGTLSWPSPWVIVIGSFFSTCGAGLQSLTGAPRLLQAIAKDNIIPFLRVFGHSKANGEPTWALLLTAAIAELGILIASLDLVAPILSMFFLMCYLFVNLACALQTLLRTPNWRPRFRYYHWALSFMGMSICLALMFISSWYYAIVAMVIAGMIYKYIEYQGAEKEWGDGIRGLSLSAARFALLRLEEGPPHTKNWRPQLLVLLKLDEDLHVKHPRLLTFASQLKAGKGLTIVGSVIVGNFLENYGEALAAEQTIKHLMEAEKVKGFCQLVVAAKLREGISHLIQSCGLGGMKHNTVVMGWPNGWRQSEDARAWKTFIGTVRVTTAAHLALLVAKNISFFPSNVEQFSEGNIDVWWIVHDGGMLMLLPFLLKQHKVWRKCSIRIFTVAQLEDNSIQMKKDLATFLYHLRIEAEVEVVEMHDSDISAYTYERTLMMEQRSQMLRHMRLSKTERDREAQLVKDRNSMLRLTSIGSDEDEETETYQEKVHMTWTKDKYMASRGQKAKSMEGFQDLLNMRPDHSNVRRMHTAVKLNEVIVNKSHEAKLVLLNMPGPPRNPEGDENYMEFLEVLTEGLERVLLVRGGGSEVITIYS; this comes from the exons atgatgGCCATAAGAAAGCTCGAAATGCTTATCTCAATAATTCCAACTATGAAGAAGGAGatgaatattttgataaaaatttggCCCTCTTTGAG GAAGAAATGGATACCAGACCAAAGGTATCTTCTCTTCTCAACCGTATGGCCAATTATACTAATCTGACACAAGGAGCAAAGGAACATGAAGAGGCAGAGAACATCACTGAAGGGAAAAAGAAGCCCACCAAG ACCCCTCAAATGGGTACTTTCATGGGTGTCTACCTCCCGTGcctacaaaatatttttggagTGATCTTGTTTCTACGCCTTACATGGGTCGTGGGCACAGCTGGAGTTCTTCAGGCCTTTGCAATTGTCCTTATCTGCTGCTGCTGT ACAATGTTGACTGCTATCTCCATGAGTGCCATTGCCACTAATGGAGTGGTGCCAG cTGGGGGCTCATACTTTATGATTTCCCGGGCACTGGGCCCAGAGTTTGGTGGGGCTGTTGGCCTCTGCTTTTATCTTGGTACCACATTTGCAGCTGCCATGTATATCCTTGGTGCCATTGAAATTTTTCTG GTATACATTGTTCCCCGAGCGGCCATCTTTCGTAGTGATGATGCACTCAAGGAATCAGCAGCCATGCTCAATAACATGCGTGTCTATGGCACAGCCTTCTTGGTCCTCATGGTGTTGGTGGTGTTCATTGGTGTACGCTATGTGAACAAATTTGCCTCACTTTTCCTGGCCTGTGTCATTGTGTCCATCTTGGCCATCTATGCTGGAGCTATCAAGTCTTCTTTTGCCCCTCCACACTTCCC GGTCTGTATGCTGGGTAACCGCACCCTTTCATCAAGACACATTGATATTTGCTCTAAGACCAAGGAAATTAACAACATGACAGTACCGTCAAAGTTATGGGGCTTCTTCTGTAACTCAAGTCAGTTTTTCAATGCCACCTGTGACGAATACTTTATTCACAATAATGTCACTTCAATCCAGGGCATTCCTGGATTGGCTAGTGGTGTCATTACAG AGAATCTTTGGAGTAATTACCTACCGAAGGGAGAGATAATTGAAAAGCCCTCAGCCAAATCTTCTGATGTCTTAGGCATTTTAAACCATGAATATGTCCTTGTTGACATCACCACATCTTTTACTCTTCTGGTGGGgatcttctttccctctgtcacag GTATCATGGCTGGATCAAACAGATCTGGAGATCTGAAGGATGCTCAAAAGTCTATTCCCATTGGCACTATCCTCGCCATCCTGACCACCTCCTTTGTCT ATTTAAGCAATGTTGTCCTTTTTGGTGCCTGTATTGAAGGTGTTGTTCTTAGAGACAA GTTTGGGGATGCTGTGAAAGGTAATCTGGTGGTGGGTACCTTATCTTGGCCTTCCCCATGGGTGATTGTTATTGGATCCTTCTTCTCCACGTGTGGGGCTGGACTTCAGAGTCTCACAGGTGCACCAAGGCTGCTACAGGCAATAGCCAAGGATAACATCATACCCTTTCTGAGG GTTTTTGGTCACAGCAAAGCCAACGGGGAACCTACCTGGGCTTTACTTCTAACTGCTGCTATTGCAGAGCTGGGGATTCTTATCgcctccctggatcttgtggccCCAATTCTTTCTAT GTTTTTCCTGATGTGTTACCTCTTTGTGAATTTGGCATGTGCATTACAAACATTACTTCGAACACCTAACTGGAGACCCCGGTTCCGCTACTACCACTG GGCCCTCTCTTTCATGGGAATGAGTATCTGTCTGGCTCTGATGTTCATTTCTTCCTGGTATTACGCCATTGTAGCTATGGTAATAGCTGGTATGATCTACAAGTACATCGAGTACCAAGG aGCAGAGAAAGAGTGGGGTGATGGAATCCGTGGGCTGTCCCTCAGTGCAGCCCGGTTTGCTTTGCTCCGGCTGGAAGAAGGACCACCACACACTAAAAACTGGAG GCCTCAATTACTTGTATTACTGAAATTAGATGAAGATTTACACGTCAAGCATCCTCGCCTCCTCACCTTTGCCTCACAACTTAAAGCAGGAAAGGGTCTCACTATTGTGGGCTCTGTCATTGTGGGGAACTTCCTGGAGAACTACGGGGAAGCTTTAGCTGCTGAGCAG ACTATAAAGCATCTAATGGAGGCAGAGAAGGTGAAAGGGTTCTGCCAGCTGGTGGTGGCCGCCAAGCTGAGGGAGGGCATTTCCCACCTCATCCAGTCATGTGGCCTTGGAGGCATGAAGCACAACACGGTGGTGATGGGATGGCCTAATGGTTGGCGCCAGAGTGAAGATGCCCGAGCATGGAAGACTTTTATTG GCACAGTTCGAGTGACAACTGCTGCCCATCTGGCCCTGCTGGTGGCTAAAAACATCTCCTTCTTTCCCAGCAATGTGGAGCAGTTTTCTGAGGGCAACATTGATGTGTGGTGGATTGTGCATGATGGGGGCATGCTCATGTTATTACCTTTCCTACTCAAACAGCACAAG GTGTGGCGAAAATGTAGCATACGGATCTTCACAGTAGCCCAACTAGAAGACAACAGTATTCAGATGAAGAAGGACCTGGCTACCTTCCTCTACCACTTACGCATTGAAGCAGAGGTGGAAGTGGTGGAGATG CATGACAGTGACATATCCGCTTACACTTATGAGCGCACCCTGATGATGGAGCAAAGGTCCCAGATGCTCCGACACATGCGACTGTCCAAAACAGAGCGGGACAGAGAG GCACAGTTGGTGAAGGACCGGAACTCAATGCTGCGATTGACCAGCATTGGCTCTGATGAGGATGAAGAGACAGAGACCTACCAGGAGAAGGTGCACATGACTTGGACAAAAGACAAGTACATGGCATCCCGAGGACAAAAGGCTAAGTCGATGGAAGGATTCCAGGACCTGCTTAACATGCGTCC GGACCATTCCAACGTGAGACGGATGCACACAGCAGTGAAACTCAATGAGGTTATAGTTAACAAGTCCCATGAAGCGAAGCTGGTTTTGTTGAATATGCCTGGGCCACCCCGAAACCCTGAAGGTGATGAAAACT ACATGGAGTTCCTGGAAGTGCTCACCGAGGGACTAGAGCGAGTTCTCCTGGTCCGAGGTGGTGGCAGTGAAGTGATTACCATTTATTCATAA
- the SLC12A6 gene encoding solute carrier family 12 member 6 isoform X1 translates to MHPPETTTKMASVRFMVTPTKIDDIPGLSDTSPDLSSRSSSRVRFSSRESVPETSRSEPMSEMSGATTSLATVALDPASDRTSNPQDVTEDPSQNSITGEHSQLLDDGHKKARNAYLNNSNYEEGDEYFDKNLALFEEEMDTRPKVSSLLNRMANYTNLTQGAKEHEEAENITEGKKKPTKTPQMGTFMGVYLPCLQNIFGVILFLRLTWVVGTAGVLQAFAIVLICCCCTMLTAISMSAIATNGVVPAGGSYFMISRALGPEFGGAVGLCFYLGTTFAAAMYILGAIEIFLVYIVPRAAIFRSDDALKESAAMLNNMRVYGTAFLVLMVLVVFIGVRYVNKFASLFLACVIVSILAIYAGAIKSSFAPPHFPVCMLGNRTLSSRHIDICSKTKEINNMTVPSKLWGFFCNSSQFFNATCDEYFIHNNVTSIQGIPGLASGVITENLWSNYLPKGEIIEKPSAKSSDVLGILNHEYVLVDITTSFTLLVGIFFPSVTGIMAGSNRSGDLKDAQKSIPIGTILAILTTSFVYLSNVVLFGACIEGVVLRDKFGDAVKGNLVVGTLSWPSPWVIVIGSFFSTCGAGLQSLTGAPRLLQAIAKDNIIPFLRVFGHSKANGEPTWALLLTAAIAELGILIASLDLVAPILSMFFLMCYLFVNLACALQTLLRTPNWRPRFRYYHWALSFMGMSICLALMFISSWYYAIVAMVIAGMIYKYIEYQGAEKEWGDGIRGLSLSAARFALLRLEEGPPHTKNWRPQLLVLLKLDEDLHVKHPRLLTFASQLKAGKGLTIVGSVIVGNFLENYGEALAAEQTIKHLMEAEKVKGFCQLVVAAKLREGISHLIQSCGLGGMKHNTVVMGWPNGWRQSEDARAWKTFIGTVRVTTAAHLALLVAKNISFFPSNVEQFSEGNIDVWWIVHDGGMLMLLPFLLKQHKVWRKCSIRIFTVAQLEDNSIQMKKDLATFLYHLRIEAEVEVVEMHDSDISAYTYERTLMMEQRSQMLRHMRLSKTERDREAQLVKDRNSMLRLTSIGSDEDEETETYQEKVHMTWTKDKYMASRGQKAKSMEGFQDLLNMRPDHSNVRRMHTAVKLNEVIVNKSHEAKLVLLNMPGPPRNPEGDENYMEFLEVLTEGLERVLLVRGGGSEVITIYS, encoded by the exons atgatgGCCATAAGAAAGCTCGAAATGCTTATCTCAATAATTCCAACTATGAAGAAGGAGatgaatattttgataaaaatttggCCCTCTTTGAG GAAGAAATGGATACCAGACCAAAGGTATCTTCTCTTCTCAACCGTATGGCCAATTATACTAATCTGACACAAGGAGCAAAGGAACATGAAGAGGCAGAGAACATCACTGAAGGGAAAAAGAAGCCCACCAAG ACCCCTCAAATGGGTACTTTCATGGGTGTCTACCTCCCGTGcctacaaaatatttttggagTGATCTTGTTTCTACGCCTTACATGGGTCGTGGGCACAGCTGGAGTTCTTCAGGCCTTTGCAATTGTCCTTATCTGCTGCTGCTGT ACAATGTTGACTGCTATCTCCATGAGTGCCATTGCCACTAATGGAGTGGTGCCAG cTGGGGGCTCATACTTTATGATTTCCCGGGCACTGGGCCCAGAGTTTGGTGGGGCTGTTGGCCTCTGCTTTTATCTTGGTACCACATTTGCAGCTGCCATGTATATCCTTGGTGCCATTGAAATTTTTCTG GTATACATTGTTCCCCGAGCGGCCATCTTTCGTAGTGATGATGCACTCAAGGAATCAGCAGCCATGCTCAATAACATGCGTGTCTATGGCACAGCCTTCTTGGTCCTCATGGTGTTGGTGGTGTTCATTGGTGTACGCTATGTGAACAAATTTGCCTCACTTTTCCTGGCCTGTGTCATTGTGTCCATCTTGGCCATCTATGCTGGAGCTATCAAGTCTTCTTTTGCCCCTCCACACTTCCC GGTCTGTATGCTGGGTAACCGCACCCTTTCATCAAGACACATTGATATTTGCTCTAAGACCAAGGAAATTAACAACATGACAGTACCGTCAAAGTTATGGGGCTTCTTCTGTAACTCAAGTCAGTTTTTCAATGCCACCTGTGACGAATACTTTATTCACAATAATGTCACTTCAATCCAGGGCATTCCTGGATTGGCTAGTGGTGTCATTACAG AGAATCTTTGGAGTAATTACCTACCGAAGGGAGAGATAATTGAAAAGCCCTCAGCCAAATCTTCTGATGTCTTAGGCATTTTAAACCATGAATATGTCCTTGTTGACATCACCACATCTTTTACTCTTCTGGTGGGgatcttctttccctctgtcacag GTATCATGGCTGGATCAAACAGATCTGGAGATCTGAAGGATGCTCAAAAGTCTATTCCCATTGGCACTATCCTCGCCATCCTGACCACCTCCTTTGTCT ATTTAAGCAATGTTGTCCTTTTTGGTGCCTGTATTGAAGGTGTTGTTCTTAGAGACAA GTTTGGGGATGCTGTGAAAGGTAATCTGGTGGTGGGTACCTTATCTTGGCCTTCCCCATGGGTGATTGTTATTGGATCCTTCTTCTCCACGTGTGGGGCTGGACTTCAGAGTCTCACAGGTGCACCAAGGCTGCTACAGGCAATAGCCAAGGATAACATCATACCCTTTCTGAGG GTTTTTGGTCACAGCAAAGCCAACGGGGAACCTACCTGGGCTTTACTTCTAACTGCTGCTATTGCAGAGCTGGGGATTCTTATCgcctccctggatcttgtggccCCAATTCTTTCTAT GTTTTTCCTGATGTGTTACCTCTTTGTGAATTTGGCATGTGCATTACAAACATTACTTCGAACACCTAACTGGAGACCCCGGTTCCGCTACTACCACTG GGCCCTCTCTTTCATGGGAATGAGTATCTGTCTGGCTCTGATGTTCATTTCTTCCTGGTATTACGCCATTGTAGCTATGGTAATAGCTGGTATGATCTACAAGTACATCGAGTACCAAGG aGCAGAGAAAGAGTGGGGTGATGGAATCCGTGGGCTGTCCCTCAGTGCAGCCCGGTTTGCTTTGCTCCGGCTGGAAGAAGGACCACCACACACTAAAAACTGGAG GCCTCAATTACTTGTATTACTGAAATTAGATGAAGATTTACACGTCAAGCATCCTCGCCTCCTCACCTTTGCCTCACAACTTAAAGCAGGAAAGGGTCTCACTATTGTGGGCTCTGTCATTGTGGGGAACTTCCTGGAGAACTACGGGGAAGCTTTAGCTGCTGAGCAG ACTATAAAGCATCTAATGGAGGCAGAGAAGGTGAAAGGGTTCTGCCAGCTGGTGGTGGCCGCCAAGCTGAGGGAGGGCATTTCCCACCTCATCCAGTCATGTGGCCTTGGAGGCATGAAGCACAACACGGTGGTGATGGGATGGCCTAATGGTTGGCGCCAGAGTGAAGATGCCCGAGCATGGAAGACTTTTATTG GCACAGTTCGAGTGACAACTGCTGCCCATCTGGCCCTGCTGGTGGCTAAAAACATCTCCTTCTTTCCCAGCAATGTGGAGCAGTTTTCTGAGGGCAACATTGATGTGTGGTGGATTGTGCATGATGGGGGCATGCTCATGTTATTACCTTTCCTACTCAAACAGCACAAG GTGTGGCGAAAATGTAGCATACGGATCTTCACAGTAGCCCAACTAGAAGACAACAGTATTCAGATGAAGAAGGACCTGGCTACCTTCCTCTACCACTTACGCATTGAAGCAGAGGTGGAAGTGGTGGAGATG CATGACAGTGACATATCCGCTTACACTTATGAGCGCACCCTGATGATGGAGCAAAGGTCCCAGATGCTCCGACACATGCGACTGTCCAAAACAGAGCGGGACAGAGAG GCACAGTTGGTGAAGGACCGGAACTCAATGCTGCGATTGACCAGCATTGGCTCTGATGAGGATGAAGAGACAGAGACCTACCAGGAGAAGGTGCACATGACTTGGACAAAAGACAAGTACATGGCATCCCGAGGACAAAAGGCTAAGTCGATGGAAGGATTCCAGGACCTGCTTAACATGCGTCC GGACCATTCCAACGTGAGACGGATGCACACAGCAGTGAAACTCAATGAGGTTATAGTTAACAAGTCCCATGAAGCGAAGCTGGTTTTGTTGAATATGCCTGGGCCACCCCGAAACCCTGAAGGTGATGAAAACT ACATGGAGTTCCTGGAAGTGCTCACCGAGGGACTAGAGCGAGTTCTCCTGGTCCGAGGTGGTGGCAGTGAAGTGATTACCATTTATTCATAA
- the SLC12A6 gene encoding solute carrier family 12 member 6 isoform X2: MHPPETTTKMASVRFMVTPTKIDDIPGLSDTSPDLSSRSSSRVRFSSRESVPETSRSEPMSEMSGATTSLATVALDPASDRTSNPQDVTEDDGHKKARNAYLNNSNYEEGDEYFDKNLALFEEEMDTRPKVSSLLNRMANYTNLTQGAKEHEEAENITEGKKKPTKTPQMGTFMGVYLPCLQNIFGVILFLRLTWVVGTAGVLQAFAIVLICCCCTMLTAISMSAIATNGVVPAGGSYFMISRALGPEFGGAVGLCFYLGTTFAAAMYILGAIEIFLVYIVPRAAIFRSDDALKESAAMLNNMRVYGTAFLVLMVLVVFIGVRYVNKFASLFLACVIVSILAIYAGAIKSSFAPPHFPVCMLGNRTLSSRHIDICSKTKEINNMTVPSKLWGFFCNSSQFFNATCDEYFIHNNVTSIQGIPGLASGVITENLWSNYLPKGEIIEKPSAKSSDVLGILNHEYVLVDITTSFTLLVGIFFPSVTGIMAGSNRSGDLKDAQKSIPIGTILAILTTSFVYLSNVVLFGACIEGVVLRDKFGDAVKGNLVVGTLSWPSPWVIVIGSFFSTCGAGLQSLTGAPRLLQAIAKDNIIPFLRVFGHSKANGEPTWALLLTAAIAELGILIASLDLVAPILSMFFLMCYLFVNLACALQTLLRTPNWRPRFRYYHWALSFMGMSICLALMFISSWYYAIVAMVIAGMIYKYIEYQGAEKEWGDGIRGLSLSAARFALLRLEEGPPHTKNWRPQLLVLLKLDEDLHVKHPRLLTFASQLKAGKGLTIVGSVIVGNFLENYGEALAAEQTIKHLMEAEKVKGFCQLVVAAKLREGISHLIQSCGLGGMKHNTVVMGWPNGWRQSEDARAWKTFIGTVRVTTAAHLALLVAKNISFFPSNVEQFSEGNIDVWWIVHDGGMLMLLPFLLKQHKVWRKCSIRIFTVAQLEDNSIQMKKDLATFLYHLRIEAEVEVVEMHDSDISAYTYERTLMMEQRSQMLRHMRLSKTERDREAQLVKDRNSMLRLTSIGSDEDEETETYQEKVHMTWTKDKYMASRGQKAKSMEGFQDLLNMRPDHSNVRRMHTAVKLNEVIVNKSHEAKLVLLNMPGPPRNPEGDENYMEFLEVLTEGLERVLLVRGGGSEVITIYS; the protein is encoded by the exons atgatgGCCATAAGAAAGCTCGAAATGCTTATCTCAATAATTCCAACTATGAAGAAGGAGatgaatattttgataaaaatttggCCCTCTTTGAG GAAGAAATGGATACCAGACCAAAGGTATCTTCTCTTCTCAACCGTATGGCCAATTATACTAATCTGACACAAGGAGCAAAGGAACATGAAGAGGCAGAGAACATCACTGAAGGGAAAAAGAAGCCCACCAAG ACCCCTCAAATGGGTACTTTCATGGGTGTCTACCTCCCGTGcctacaaaatatttttggagTGATCTTGTTTCTACGCCTTACATGGGTCGTGGGCACAGCTGGAGTTCTTCAGGCCTTTGCAATTGTCCTTATCTGCTGCTGCTGT ACAATGTTGACTGCTATCTCCATGAGTGCCATTGCCACTAATGGAGTGGTGCCAG cTGGGGGCTCATACTTTATGATTTCCCGGGCACTGGGCCCAGAGTTTGGTGGGGCTGTTGGCCTCTGCTTTTATCTTGGTACCACATTTGCAGCTGCCATGTATATCCTTGGTGCCATTGAAATTTTTCTG GTATACATTGTTCCCCGAGCGGCCATCTTTCGTAGTGATGATGCACTCAAGGAATCAGCAGCCATGCTCAATAACATGCGTGTCTATGGCACAGCCTTCTTGGTCCTCATGGTGTTGGTGGTGTTCATTGGTGTACGCTATGTGAACAAATTTGCCTCACTTTTCCTGGCCTGTGTCATTGTGTCCATCTTGGCCATCTATGCTGGAGCTATCAAGTCTTCTTTTGCCCCTCCACACTTCCC GGTCTGTATGCTGGGTAACCGCACCCTTTCATCAAGACACATTGATATTTGCTCTAAGACCAAGGAAATTAACAACATGACAGTACCGTCAAAGTTATGGGGCTTCTTCTGTAACTCAAGTCAGTTTTTCAATGCCACCTGTGACGAATACTTTATTCACAATAATGTCACTTCAATCCAGGGCATTCCTGGATTGGCTAGTGGTGTCATTACAG AGAATCTTTGGAGTAATTACCTACCGAAGGGAGAGATAATTGAAAAGCCCTCAGCCAAATCTTCTGATGTCTTAGGCATTTTAAACCATGAATATGTCCTTGTTGACATCACCACATCTTTTACTCTTCTGGTGGGgatcttctttccctctgtcacag GTATCATGGCTGGATCAAACAGATCTGGAGATCTGAAGGATGCTCAAAAGTCTATTCCCATTGGCACTATCCTCGCCATCCTGACCACCTCCTTTGTCT ATTTAAGCAATGTTGTCCTTTTTGGTGCCTGTATTGAAGGTGTTGTTCTTAGAGACAA GTTTGGGGATGCTGTGAAAGGTAATCTGGTGGTGGGTACCTTATCTTGGCCTTCCCCATGGGTGATTGTTATTGGATCCTTCTTCTCCACGTGTGGGGCTGGACTTCAGAGTCTCACAGGTGCACCAAGGCTGCTACAGGCAATAGCCAAGGATAACATCATACCCTTTCTGAGG GTTTTTGGTCACAGCAAAGCCAACGGGGAACCTACCTGGGCTTTACTTCTAACTGCTGCTATTGCAGAGCTGGGGATTCTTATCgcctccctggatcttgtggccCCAATTCTTTCTAT GTTTTTCCTGATGTGTTACCTCTTTGTGAATTTGGCATGTGCATTACAAACATTACTTCGAACACCTAACTGGAGACCCCGGTTCCGCTACTACCACTG GGCCCTCTCTTTCATGGGAATGAGTATCTGTCTGGCTCTGATGTTCATTTCTTCCTGGTATTACGCCATTGTAGCTATGGTAATAGCTGGTATGATCTACAAGTACATCGAGTACCAAGG aGCAGAGAAAGAGTGGGGTGATGGAATCCGTGGGCTGTCCCTCAGTGCAGCCCGGTTTGCTTTGCTCCGGCTGGAAGAAGGACCACCACACACTAAAAACTGGAG GCCTCAATTACTTGTATTACTGAAATTAGATGAAGATTTACACGTCAAGCATCCTCGCCTCCTCACCTTTGCCTCACAACTTAAAGCAGGAAAGGGTCTCACTATTGTGGGCTCTGTCATTGTGGGGAACTTCCTGGAGAACTACGGGGAAGCTTTAGCTGCTGAGCAG ACTATAAAGCATCTAATGGAGGCAGAGAAGGTGAAAGGGTTCTGCCAGCTGGTGGTGGCCGCCAAGCTGAGGGAGGGCATTTCCCACCTCATCCAGTCATGTGGCCTTGGAGGCATGAAGCACAACACGGTGGTGATGGGATGGCCTAATGGTTGGCGCCAGAGTGAAGATGCCCGAGCATGGAAGACTTTTATTG GCACAGTTCGAGTGACAACTGCTGCCCATCTGGCCCTGCTGGTGGCTAAAAACATCTCCTTCTTTCCCAGCAATGTGGAGCAGTTTTCTGAGGGCAACATTGATGTGTGGTGGATTGTGCATGATGGGGGCATGCTCATGTTATTACCTTTCCTACTCAAACAGCACAAG GTGTGGCGAAAATGTAGCATACGGATCTTCACAGTAGCCCAACTAGAAGACAACAGTATTCAGATGAAGAAGGACCTGGCTACCTTCCTCTACCACTTACGCATTGAAGCAGAGGTGGAAGTGGTGGAGATG CATGACAGTGACATATCCGCTTACACTTATGAGCGCACCCTGATGATGGAGCAAAGGTCCCAGATGCTCCGACACATGCGACTGTCCAAAACAGAGCGGGACAGAGAG GCACAGTTGGTGAAGGACCGGAACTCAATGCTGCGATTGACCAGCATTGGCTCTGATGAGGATGAAGAGACAGAGACCTACCAGGAGAAGGTGCACATGACTTGGACAAAAGACAAGTACATGGCATCCCGAGGACAAAAGGCTAAGTCGATGGAAGGATTCCAGGACCTGCTTAACATGCGTCC GGACCATTCCAACGTGAGACGGATGCACACAGCAGTGAAACTCAATGAGGTTATAGTTAACAAGTCCCATGAAGCGAAGCTGGTTTTGTTGAATATGCCTGGGCCACCCCGAAACCCTGAAGGTGATGAAAACT ACATGGAGTTCCTGGAAGTGCTCACCGAGGGACTAGAGCGAGTTCTCCTGGTCCGAGGTGGTGGCAGTGAAGTGATTACCATTTATTCATAA